The DNA region TCCAGCACATCCAAGTTGGCCGCAAGCTCGAGGTGTCGGCCATCTTGTCCGACCTCGAGCACGCTGCCGACGGCGGCGCCGGCATCCGGTTCGTGGTCGGGCGCTTCGGCGCCGGAAAGAGCTTTTTCCTCAACCTGGCGAGCGTCGTCGCCCTCGAGAAGGGCTTCCTGGTCGCCCGCGCGGACGTCACGACCGATCGCCGATTGCACGGCAGCGGCGGGCAGGCGCGCGCGCTCTACACCGAGCTGATGCGCAACCTGTCGTCGAAGGCGCGACCTGACGGCGGAGCGCTGAGCTCGGTCATCGAGAAGTGGATCTCGGACGTCGGGACTACGGCCGACGGGCCAGGCGGACTACCGCACGCGCTCGTGCAGCGCCTCAAGCCGCTCCAGGACCTGGTCGGCGGCTTCGATCTGGCCAACGTCCTCACGGCCTACATCCGCGGCTTCGAGGCCGGCGATGCGGCGAAGCAAGAGGCGGTCCTGCGGTGGCTGCGCGCCGAGTTCGACACGAAGACCGAGGCCCGCCAGGCGGAGTTAGGCGTACGCGGGATCATCGAGGATGCCGACGTCTACGACTACCTGAAGCTGATGGCGAAGTTCGCGCGCATCATGGGCTACCAAGGTCTCGTCGTTTGCATCGACGAGATGGTCGTGCTGTCGCACCGCCTGGCGAGCGTGCGCGCGCGCAACGCCAACTACGAGGCGATCCTGCGGATCCTGAACGACTGCCTGCAGGGGGCGGTCGAAGGGCTCGAGATGATCTTCGGCGGCACCGACGAGTTTCTCGAGGACAGGCGGCGGGGGCTCTACAGCTACGAGGCGCTCGCGACCCGGCTCGCGGCGAACCAGTTTGCGAAGGACGGCGCGGTGGACCTCGCGGGCCCCGTGTTGCGCCTGAAGACGTTGACGCCGGAGGATCTGTACGTGCTCCTGGTGCGGATCCGAGACGTGTTCGCGAGCGGCGATTCTACCAAGTACCTCCTGCCAGATGACGGGCTCGCCGCCTTCATCGAGCACGCGCGTCGCACGCTGGGCGATGACTACTTCCGGACGCCCCGCGAGAGCGTCATGCGCTTCGTCGGGTTGATGAACTTGCTGGAGCAAGATCCGACGCACGACTGGCGGACCGCGCTGGGGCACGTCGACGAACTGCCCGTCGACGCGAGCACATCAGCCGAGGCGGGCGGCGATGCGACGCCGGAGGGTGAGGACGACCTCGTGAGCTTCCGGCTCTGATGGCGGACGCGTTCGGGCGGTTGCATCGGAACGTGCAGCGGAAGCTGCACGATATGCGCTGGACGTCGCTCAACGCGATCCAGGTCGAGGCCATCGAGCACCTGCTCGGCCACGAGCCGAGCGACTGCGTCATCGCCGCGCCGACCGCCGGTGGCAAGACCGAAGCCGCCTTTCTTCCGGTCCTGTCGGCGATCGCGGACGATCCCGGCGGCGGCGTGCGGGCGATGTACGTCGGGCCGTTGAAGGCGCTCATCAACGACCAGTTCCGGCGCGTCGAGGACCTGTGCGAGCGCATGGAGATGCCGGTCCATCGCTGGCACGGCGATGTTGCGCACGCGCAGCGCAAGGCGCTGCTCTCGAGTCCGGCCGGGGTGCTCCTCATCACCCCGGAGTCGCTGGAGGCCATGTTCATCCTGCGCCCGACGCACATGCCCCGGCTGTTCGCGCGGCTAGCGTACGTCGTGATCGACGAGATGCACGCGTTCCTCGGTAGCGTCCGCGGCGCGCAGCTGATCTCCCAGCTCCACCGGCTGCGCGTCCGGGCTGGCACCGATCCACTTCGGATCGGGCTGTCCGCGACGCTCGGTGACCCGCAGGCCGCGCGGCGGTGGCTGCGGCCCGACGGGCGCGCGGTCAGGAACATCACGCAGTCGACCGGGGGAGCGAGATCGCCATCAAGGTGCGGGGTTCCGGAAGCCGACGCCGCCACGCCGACGGCGAGGACGACGACCAAGCGGACTTCGTCGAACTGGCGCACGCCGTGCTGGTCGCGGGCGAGGCAAGACCAACCTCGTCTTCGCAAATACCAAGTCGTTGATCGAGCTCGTGGCCGAGGAGCTGGCGACACAAGCGCGGGCGCTAGAGCTGCCGGATGAGGTCGTCGTTCATCATGGATCGCTGTCGAAGGACTCGAGGGAGTTCGCTGAGGCCCGACTTCGGGAAGAACGCCCGTGCACGGCGGTCTGCTCGAACACGCTGGAGATGGGCATCGACATCGGCGCCATCGACGAGGTCGTGCAGGTTTCGGCGCCGTGGTCCGTTGCGTCCTTGGTCCAGCGGCTCGGCCGGAGCGGGCGCCGCCCGGGCAGCAAGCGCGTCTTGCGTGGATACTTCATCGAGGAACGGGCCGACGAAAAGGGCTTCTGGGAGCGGATCCATCCGTCGTTCCTTAGAGCGGTCGCGGCGATCGAGCTGATGCTAGAGCGGTTCATCGAGTCTCCGCGCAGCGACCGCGCCGAGTTGTCGACGCTGGTCCAGCAGGTGCTTTCGTGCGCGGCTGAGACCGGCGGCGCGCGCGCGGCCGACCTGTTCGATCGGGTCGTCGGATCGGGCGCGTTCCACGGCGTGACCCGTGCCGACTTCGTCGACCTGCTGCGGGAACTGGGCGCCCGCGAGCTTCTTTGAGCAGATGCCAGACTCGACGCTGGTGCTCGGGGTGAGGGGCTCCCGCTCGTCGACCACTACACGTTCTACGCGGCCTTCCGCGCGGCGGTCGAGTATCAGGTGTTTCATGGCAGCCGAAACCTCGGACGGCTACAGGAGGACTGCCTGCCGCTCCCAGGCGAGCACGTCATCCTCTCGGGTCGTCGCTGGCGCGTCGATGAGATCGATGTCGAGCGCAAGCAGGTGTATGTCGTCCCATCGCGCGGCCGGCGTCCGCCAGCGTTCAAGAGTGGGGGCAGTGACATCGACCCGCGGATCCATGAGCGCATGCGACAGGTGCTTGAGACTCCGACGTCCCCGTTGTACCTCGACGCGACGGCGATCGAGATCCTGAGCGCGAGCCGAGCCGCCATACGGCACATGGACCTCGGCCGTCGTGTCCACCTCAAGGAGAATGGCGTTCGCCTGATGCTGTGGGCCGGCACGCGCGTACACCGCACGTTCCACCTCGCCCTGCACGCGGCGGAGCTCGAGGTAGAGGCAGCGACGGACCTGGGTCTCGACGTGAGCGCACCCGGCGACGCCATCGCGGGCGCGCTTCGAACGCTGCTCGCGGCCCCCGACGGCATCCGGCTTGCTGCCTTCGCCGAGGCCCATCACGCGGCCCGTGCGCTCCATGGCGACAAGTTCGACGAGTTCGTGCCAGCCCGCCTATGGCAGCGCGGCCTATGCCAACGAGCGCCTTGACCTGCCAGCGGCGCAGGTGCTCGCGCAGGCGATCCTGGACGAGATGGAGGCTGGGTGATGTCGAGGGCAGAGATTGTCCGGACGTGTAGTCGCTGCCGCGCCAAGTACGGCGGCCGCAGCGTCACCGATCCTCAGGATCACGGTCAGCCCACTAGAGGCATGGGGTTCGATCCCCCATAGCTCCACCGGAAAACGTCAAGGTCTCGCAGCGATGCGCCACCTTACGCCGGCGGCAACAGCGGCGCCGCGAGCGTCTCGAAGGCGCCCTGCTTGGCGAGTGACTCCTCGGACATCGCTGAGTCGAACGACTCGGTGAGCTGGAAGTAGACGCCCAAACCGAACTCGCGGACGACGGCCGGGCGGACAGCCTCGACGATCTTCGCCGTGCCCCCGAGCTGGGCGACGTGGGCGTGCGAGTAGAGGGTGCCCCAGCGTGGGAAGCGGACGTAGCGCGTGCCGACCTCTCGCCGGCACCTGGACATACGCAGCCACTGCGAGAAGCAAGCGTGCGACGAGTCTCCAGGCGCACGACTGCGAAGGATGTCCTCCTCGCGGGAGACATCGAACTGGTCGAGCATGGTGAACACCACCCCAAGGCTCGTCGGCGCCCGGTCAGCGAAAGCGAGCACTTCTTCGAGCCAGCTGGCGTGTGTCTCCTCGGGCGACCAGGGGCGACGGCCCGAGATCTGCGGCCTGCAAACGAGGGTCTCTTGTGTGTCGAGCACGCAGGCGGCGTGCCTGTCGTCGGTCCGCGCCGATGAGGCCATCGTGACCATGTTCGTCTCGGATGCGGAGATGACCTGTTCGACGACCCGCGCAGCACCGTCGGTCGCAGCATGCCCGCTTCCGCGGCGGATCCATGCCTGGATCGGCGACGAAGCTGAAGTAGCGAAGCTGCTGCCCCCATCCTTCGCTGGTGACCAGGCTGACGAAGTCGCTCGCCAGCGATGGAGCAATGCGTGCCTCGCGTTCGAGCAAGAACGAGAACCCAAGCGTCGCCCGAGTCACTCCTCCTCCTCGGGCACCGAGGCATCCGGCGGCTGCACGCTGGGTCCGACCTGGTCTGCCGCGGGGCAGAAGTCGTAGAGTTCCACATCCGTCGCGAGGTCCAAGGTCTTCCCATCGTCCGAGATGCACTCGCGGAACACGCCGAGCCTGCCCGTGAATCCCGAGGCGCCGCCGCGTGCAAAGAGGTCGCGGACGGCCTTCTCGTAGGCACGCAGCTGGTCTCTGCCGAGAGACTCCGCCTCCCTAGGCTTGATCTCAACAATCGTGCACTGCTTTCCGCTCACCATCACGCAGTCCATCTTGCAGTCGCGGCGCTTCGGATTGGGGTTGCTGCAGTTCGAGATCGCGACTTCCTTGTTGCTCCCGCACTTGTCCTGACGGCGGCTGTGCTCCGCAACGCCATAGTCGGCGCGGGCCTTGATTAGCGGGTTGTTCGATCCCTTGAGCTGGAATTCCTTGAGCTTTGCGATGCTGATCAAGATCTCGTCAACCTTGGTGATCACCTTCGGCCCGTTCTTCAATGCGCGCCGCTTGTTGATCAGCTCTTGGGCGCGGGCCTTGATCCGGTCGGCTTGGCCGTGGACCGCCCCCCACTGGTCCTGGAGCTTGGAGGCCCAGCGGTCGGCCACGGCGTTGACCTCGTCCCAGTCGCCGGCGTCAGGGGCTCGGCAGAACGCCTGCCGGATCTCCTCGACGTCCTGGGCGCTCCAGTCGCGGAGCTTGTCGACCTCGGCCTTCCAGCGGTTGAACTCGGCGCGCAGCTCGCGGTAGCTGGCGCCCGCCGCGGTCGTATCCCGCTGCATCTCGGCCATGGCGGTCTTGACGTCCGGGTGGTCCTCGCCGAGGGACAGGTTCGTGCACGCCGTCTTGGCCGCGCTGTACTTCTCCTTCCAGTGGTCCCGGATCTTGTCAGCCGAGGAGTGCAGGCGGCTCCGGATATCGCCCCAGGGTGCATCGGTCCGGCTGAAGCGCTTGGCGATGGCGTACAGGTTGTCCATCTCCTGATCGCCGTTGGCGGCCGCTTCGAGCTTGGGCTTCCACTCGTTGCCGAGCTGCCGGGCCTTCCCGGGCAGGCGCGGGATGCCTTCCTTGTGCTGGCTGGGCTCGCCGACGTAGCCGCGGATCGTGGCCTGGAGCTGGGTGTCGAGCTCCTTGCACCGGCCGGCGCCTTCGTCGGCTCGGTTCTGCCGGAGCTTCATGTCCCGGAGCGCCTCGAGCGATCCGCGCAGTTCCTGGTTCCAGCCGGGCCAGTTCGCCGCGAGGGCGCGGGACTCCGCGTCGTCGCCCTGCGCGCTGCGCAGGCGCTCGAGCAGCGACTCCACCTGCTTCGTGAGTTCGACCGCCCCGTTCGCGTCCGACGCGCTGCTCTGCGACTGGACGTCGGTGACCTTGGACAGGATGAGGCCCAGCATCTCGTCGAGCTTCTTGCGCAGCTCGGCGCGCCCCGCCTGAGAGTTGGCGAGTTCCCCGAGGGCCCGCTCGACGTCGCGGTGACGCTCGCGCTTGACCACCTCCTCACAATCGCGCCGGGCCTGCTCGTAGTCGCGGAGCCAGATCTTCGCCATCTCCTCGGCGGCGCGATGCACCGCGTCCTTGACGTTGGCCCATTTGCCGTCGCTAGCCGAGAACCGCTTGGCGTCATCACGGCTGCGTTCGATCTCCGACTTGGTCCGCTCGGCGTCCTTCATCATGTCCTCGGCCTTGCGACCAACCGACTTGGCGAACTCGCGCAGTTCCTCGGCGCCCCGCGGGTCGTCCTTGGCCGCCTTGGCGCGCTCGACCATGGCGGCGTCGAACGCCTTGCACTGGCGGACAAGATCCTCGGCGCTCCGTTGGCGGCTCTTGAGCGCCTTCAGCTGCGCGGACGCCGAGCCAAAGTCGCTGATGTAGCCCGGGTACCGATAGACGACCTCTTTGGCCGTCGAGTCGTCGTCCTTGACACCGTCGAGCCGGCTGACGAGGTCCTTGGCCTCGGAAATGTTGTTCTCGGCCTCGCGGATGTAGCCGTCGTCAGAGTTCGACTCGACCCCCGACAGCTTGCTGGCCGCCCTCTCTAGCCGGTTGTTGATCTCGCTCAGGTAGTTGCTGCGGTCGCTGGCGTTGTCGGCCAGCGCAACGCGTGCGACCAGCAGAACGATCGCAACCAACGCTGCCGCAGCGACTGCGGCACCGACTACGCCACGCTTCTGCCTCGTCGTCATCTCACGCCTCCAGGCCGGCGCTGCCGGCATCGAACTCGATCGTTACCATCGTCGGGGTGCTCGGCCTAGAAGTACGTGTCCGGCTCGGCCGGGGGTGGCTTGACCACCGGCGGCTCCCCGGGGCGGTCCTTGGGCGTGGCCGGGTCGGCGGGGGGTGGCTTCGCGCCCGGATCAGCACCGACGATCAGCACCCGATCGCTCCCCTGGCCAGCTCGTTCCATCGCGGCGGGGTAGGTCTGGCAGACGTAGTTGGGCTTGCAGCTCTTGTCCTCGCGCCGATCGACCCGCGTGCGCTCGTCCTTGAAGCCCGCGGCCTTCATCGCCGCGAGCGCCTTGTCGACGTGCAGGCCCACCACCTCGGGCATGAGGTGCCACTCGCCGAACTGGCCGACCTTGCCGTGGCGCGGATCCTCGGGCTGGACCAGTAGCCGTACCGGCAGGCGCGCCGGTTGCTCGCGACCCGCTGGCGGGCTCTGGCGGCACACCTCGCCGAGCTCCACGAGCTGCCCTTCGACGACGCTGCCGCACAGCTGGTCGTCCCAGCTGATGTCCCCCTGGAACCCGGCCTGCTGGAGCGCCTTGATGGCGTCGTCCTTCTTCATCCGGAACAGGTCCGGCATCGTGAACTGCGCCGAGCTCGACCCGCCGCCGCCGGAGCTCGACGAGCCGCCGAACCCGCTGGTCTTGAGGCCAGAGGTCATCGAGCACGCCCCGAGGAGCGTGACCGACGTGAGCAGAATCCGATGCCACATGAAGGCTCCTGAGTGTCGCATCGACCGATGTCGACCCACCTGTGTCCGAGAGGCACTGACGCTATCACAACGGCGCGGTGGCCACGCCCAGCGCGATTCAGGTTTGCACGGTTCGTGTCTCCGCACGCGCTCAATGTCCGTGATGCGGAGGGCGGCGGGTCTGGAATCATCCCGGCGAGCACCAGGCCCGGCGAAGTCACGTAGATCGCGGAGCATGCGTCATCCTCGACATCTTCCGTCTGAAACGGTCGGTCAAGGACAGAGCTTGCGCAACATCGCGACAGCTCTGCCGAGGTGCGAGCCTTCGCAGGAGAACGCCTGCCCGCCGACGGTGACCGCCCACGGCGCGTGATGAGGTCCCTGGGACGCCGTGCTCAGCATCGCGAAACCGCTCGTGCGTGCCTCGGGGCCGACGTAGACGAGCAGGCGGATATCCGGGAAGTCGTCGGTGTGTTCGATGTGCGCCGCGTACGGGGCCGGCGACAGCAACGCCGCCGCCAGCAGACCCAGGAACTCCGCGGCCGTGGCCGGGGCAAGGGTGATCGTCCGCACGACCTCCGGCTCCCCTTCTACAAACCGCTGAGCGTCGCCGACCAGCGCGCCCGTCGAATCGTGGCGCAGCTCGTAGGACGTTATTGTCGACGGCCCGAGGCCTGACCACGCGTCACGGAGGACGACCACGCGGCTGTCGCGCACGTCGAGCCAGGCGCCTCAGGGTGCCTGGCTGCTCCGGGTCGGGGCCGAGAAGTGCCGCGAGCTGAGCGTCGACGCCTCGGCGTGCGCGGGGGCGAGCCATGGGGTTCCGGCAGCAGCAATGGCGGTCGGGTCACCCGCGTCACCGGCGTCACCCGATCGACGCCGCGTCACGTTGGCACGCCTGCGCCGCGGAACGGCAGGACGGCGGCCGGGTCCGGGTTCTTGGCGTTCTTGGAGGTGTAGATGCGCACGAAGGCGCCCTCGACGATGGGGACCGTGGGCTCGAAGCCGAGACGCTGGAGCTGGCGGCAGAACGCCGCGGCGTCGTCGAAGTAGCTCGCCGGCTCCCAGATGTGGAGGCGGCCGTCGAGGCGGAGGCAGCGGTGGGCCTCACGGAGGTAGTCGGTGAAGTTGGCCCCCATGAGCGACAGGCAGAAGACGGCGATGTCGAGGCTCTCGTCCTCGAGAGGGACGTGGGCGATGTCGCACGCGATCACGCGGTCATCGATCGCGACGTGGTCGAAGCTGTGGATCGTGTGGGTGTCGGCGACGGCGGCGGCGAGGAGGGCCTCGCCGCAGCCAAAGTCACCGACGATCAGCGGGTCGGTGCGCTTCGCCAGCCAGGTGATCTCTTCCCTGAACGGCACCACCGTCCACGTTTCGCGCAGCCGGCGGTACTCGGTGTGGTAGTGCGCCCACTCCTCGGGCGAGGTGGCCAGGCGCTCGTGGGTCTTGCCGCTGGCCGACGCGTACCAGCGGTTGTTCATCTTGGCGAAGTCGCCGTAGCTGGTGTTGCGGCGTGCGACCTCGGCCGGCTCGCCCGACAGCGGGATCTTGATGACCGGACGGACGACCTCGGTGACCCCGCCGGTCTCGAGGCGCGCCAACCAGCCCATGATGTCCTGCTGCGCCTGGGCCGCGGTGCGCAGGTTACCCTCGGGCACGATCCCATCGACGGCCGCGTCGGCGATGGACTTCTTGTATTCGAGGCGCTGCAGCTTCGACTCGCAGTACGACCAGCGCTCCCCGTTCACCGTCGCGAACGTGACCGGGATGATCACCTGGACGCGGTCGAACTTGCTGCCCTGGCGCCACAGCCGGCCCACGAGCTGCTCGTACTCGGCGTTGGTCCACGGCAGGCAGTTGATGATGAGCTTCTGGCAGACGAACTGCAGCCCGTTCACGCCCGTGCCGACGCGGCTCGATGCGATGAGCACGTCGACCGTGCCGTCGGGCTTGCGGAACTCGTCGAGGTCCAGGTCATCGGTGTCGCCGGTCAACATGCCGACGCGGAGGCCAGCGCTCACCAGGGCATCGCGCAGGGTCCGGACGATGCCCTCGACGTAGTGGGTGTAGATCAGCACCTTCTCGCCGGGCTTGATGTGCTCGAGGATGGCCGGCAAGCGCAGCTCGGTCAGCACCTTCTCGAGCTCGAGCACCGTGCCGCGGCCGACGGCGCGGATCCGGTCGAGGTCGCCGGTGCAGTCGATCTCGTGCTTGTGGACGTCGAGCTGGATCTTGTAGTCGGGGCGCCACCGCGTTCCAAGCGTGACCAGGCGCTGGTACAGGCGCATGCAGTTCTGCACGGTGGCCACGACGTCGAGGTCGTCGTGGCGGTGGCCGGTGATCATCTCGATCAGGCTCTTGCCCTCCTGAAGGGTGTTGATCACCGGCGTTCCCGACATGCCCAGCACGCACAGCTCGGCGTTCTTCTTTCCAGCCTCGAGCACCAGCCCTTGGACCAGCCGCTTGCGCTTGCTGACCTGCGCGGTCGCCTCGCGGTGCTTGGTGAAGTGGATCTCGTCGATGACGATGAAGTCGACGATGGCCTTGTCGACGAACTCGACCAGCCGGGCCTCGGAGTCAGGCTGCTGGAACTGCTCGAAGTTCATCACCAGGTAGCGCGGCGTGGCCTGGAGCGGGTCCTGCCACGCCGGCGTCCAGGTCTTGGTCGCGACCTCGCTGTCAGGGAACGCGTTCTTGATCTCGCCGGCCCAGTTGGTGACCACCGCGTTGGGGCAGCAGATGACGGTCAGGCCCGCCCCGACGACCCGGGTCGCCAGGATCGCGCTGAGGGTCTTCCCCGCGCCCATCCCGGACCAGTTGCCGAAGCGGCGCTGCTCGCGGACGCACACCGCGACGCGACGCTGCATGAGGTTGGGCAGGACGACGGGGGCACCGGGCGCGGGCCGGAACCCGTAGCCCTTGGGCACCTCGAGCGCCTCGGCCTCGCGAAACTCGGCGAGGAACCGGTCGCGGACGATCGTCGAGTAGGTGTCGCCGCGAAACCCTTGCGCTTGCGCGTGCGCGTCTTCTGGCGCGACGTAGGTGTGGCGCCAGAGCTTTGCCTTGGCACTGTCGAGCAGGAACTTCACCGTCTCGGCGTCAGCGTTAGCGATGAGCACGTTGTCGAGCGCGGCGAGGGCGTCCCGGGTCTCGACGAGCGGCAGCGCGTCGGCGTCGACACCCGCACCGGTGCTGGCCACGACCGTGGATGCGTCGATCTCGCGGCTAACGTCGATGGTCGCGCCGGGGTCGTCGTGCTCCCCCGCTGGCGCGGCCGGCAGGGCGTACGGATCGGTCGTCGCGGGCGGCGGCGCGGCCTTGGCGGTGGCCTCGACCAGCTCGAGGGTCAGCGGTTCCGGCGGAGAGGGCGCGACAAAGTCATCGACCGCGGACGGTTGGCCGTCGGCGAACTTCGCGAGCTCCTCGGGCGGGAACCGCCCGTTGGTCAGGGCCATCACGAACGGCTTGCCCTTGTCCTTAAGGACGCCGGCTTGCATGGCCAGGGCGAAGAGCTCGCTGGGGTTGAGCGAGTGGATGTGACCGATCAGGGCCTTCACGAACGCGCGGATGCTCTCCAGCGACCAGCCCCATAGCAGGTGGGGCATCGCCGGCTGCTCTGGGTCCGTGCCTTCACCGTCGCCTGGTACTCGTGGCCGTTGGGGCACAACCACCAGGCGCTCATCACGTCGGTCGGCGTCGATTTCATCAGGCTTGACCGCGTTCTTGATCGGGTGCCACTCCGCGGCGACCGCGGGGGCAACAGCGGCCAACGACGTCTTGGCCAGGGCGCACGTCGGGCAGGCGTCGTTGGCCAGCATGTCGACGGGCGCCCGGTGGAAGGCGTGGCCCTCGGGGCAGCGCCACCACAACGCGTTGCTGCTGGTGGCGACGACGTTCGCGAGGGCGATGTCGCCGTTCTTCGTCGGGTCCCACCGCGGCGCAAGAGAAGGTCGCAGCTTCAGCAGGCTGGCGTGCGCGGGCGTGGTCCTGCAGCCCGGGCAGCTCGCGTCATTCTGCATCGCTCGCGGCGAGCGCTGGAACGCATGGCCGTTCGGACAGCGCCAGGCCGCGGCCCGATAGCTGGTCGCTGCGGTCTTGTCCGCGGGCTCCGGGGTTCTTGGCAGCGTCCCACAGGCTCGCCAGCGTCGCGTCGTCGGCAACGGTCTCAGACATCCCGTCCTCCCTCACTCCGCCGCTGGCGGCTCGATGCGGTCGGTGCTCATCCAGCGCGGGTCGTTGGGATCGAGCTCATCTGGCAAGCCAGGTCCGCGAACCTTCCGGCCCGCATCCTCGTCCTCTGCAACGAGCAGGTTCAGCTCGAGCAGGAACTCGATAACGTCCAGGTTGGCCGGAACACCGTAGGCGGCCCCGACCGCCGCGTCCAGTGCGGCTTGTGCGTCTTTCAAGGGGTGCGGCCCGTCGACCTCCGCGGCCTGGTACAGCGCGCGCAGCGTCCATCCATTCTCGATCATTAGCGTCTCGCGTGTGCGCCGTACCCCACGGCCCGCTGCGGCGACGGCGGCTACCTGGGTGTCCGTCGGGTCCTGCGGCCACGGGAAGGTCTTCCAAACGTGCGTCGTGTAGCGAGTATCTTGTCGGACGTTTCCTCCGCCGCCGGTTGTCCATGACCAGTGTTGGCTGGACTGAATGATGCCAAAAGAGTAGTCGTCCTCGAATGCGAATACTTGCATCGTGTTCGTCGGGACGAATTGCGGCGACAGAAACGAGAAGATTGGTCGCGCCTGGGGATTCGAACACGCGATGAACCTGCTGAGCCGATCTAGAGCACCGAAGAACCGTCGACTTGGCTCGCGAGGATGCCACCACGTGCGAAGCCACCGTGCGTAGTGGTGCGTTGCACCCTCTAGTGCTGCTTTCGCCTTGATCATCGGGTAGACCGTCGAGCGCAAGAGCCCGTACGCCTCGCTCGCAGCCCTCTGGGCAGCGGCTTCGGTGTCGTAGGCGGTCAGCAAGAGGCAGTAGTCAGGCTTGCTCGCAAGCTTCCCAACGAGCATATGTGTTCCCGTGGCCACCGGCCGAACCGTCGTCGGGTTGGCCGCGCGGTGCCCGCGGGCGGCGTCACCGGGCACCACGAAATCGTCACTGCCAAAGATGACGCCCATGGCCGTGCCGTGTTGATTTGCCGAGAGTCTACTCGCCCCGCGCGTGTCGGCTTTGAGCTGGAGGTGCATCGGGATCGTTGCGACGGGCAACGCGACATCGTCGACGACAAGCATGAACGGACCGTCCGCGTGGCCTTTGAGCCAGTTGACCATGGACACGTCGAGCGGCGTCGCCTGGCCACAGGCGCGACGAGACTGCGTTCGTGAGTGCCGCCGTTGTGAACGATGTACTCGACGGTCGCAGCCCGAGCCTTTCCGACGCGGATTCCCGTTGTTGCAACCAGCCCCGCACGGCCGCCGGCGGGGAGGTGGTCGTGCGCACGGCGAAACCAGTAGCAAGAGAGATCTACTACTCCTTCAATGCCCGAGGACGCCTGAAGTCTTTCGAGGTACGCCGCTCCGAGTTCGCTGCGGATTTTTCGGTCGCCGAGAATCGGCGGATTGCCGACGATCGCGTCCACCTTCGGCCAGTCGCTGAGCAATGCGTCCTTGCAGACGATGTTGTCGTCGAGGTTGTCGAGCGGCAGCGAAGGATCGAGGTCCAGTTCGACCTGGCCCGCCAGCGCGTACGCCTGCGCCTTGCGCTCCTCGAACGCGATCTTCTTCGCGATGTTGAGCGTGACCTTGGCCAACTCCACCGCGAACGGGTTGATGTCGATGCCGTAGAAGTTGGTCGCCAGGATGCCGCCGTTCCACGACAGTTTGCCGTGGGTCGAGCGGAACTCGCGCATCCGCGACAGCAGCTCGGTGTCGAGGCGGTAGAGCTCGCGGTAGGCGACGTAGAGGAAGTTGCCGCTGCCGCACGCCGGATCGAGGACGCGGAAACGGATGAGCTCGGCGCGCAGGTCGGTCAGCTCCCTCAGCGTGTTCGCCGCGAGGATGCGCTTGCGCCACGGCTCGACGATCGTCGGGCCGACCACGCGCATGATGTCGTCGTGCGCGGTGTAGTGCGCGCCGCTGGCGTGGCGCTCGGCGTCGTCCATGATGCCCTGGAACACGCTGCCGAAGATGTGGGGGTCGACGTACGTCCAGTTGGCCTCGGCGGCCTTGGTCAGCGCCACGGTCTGCTCGCTGCCGAGGTGGAGCGACACCGCATCGGTGAACAGGCCGCCGTTGAAATACGGGACCACGCGGGGCGACGGCAGGTCCTTGGTGTTCATCTGCACGAACAGCTCGTGGAGGCGGGCGTCGAGGTCCTTGTTGCTAGCGCCGTCGTAGAGCAGCGAGGTGAAGTAGTGCTTGCGCATGAGCCCGATGTCCTCGGCGAACATCGCGGTGATGCACTGCAGCGTGAAACGGATGACGTCGGGCTCGCGGTCGGGGTACTGGGCGCGCACGCTGCGGTACAGCTTGGCCACTAGGTCGGCGACCTCGGCCGACACCTTCTCGACGTTCACGATGCGGGGCGTCTGGCCCGGGACCCAGGTGGTGGTGAAGAACGGGAACGCCTCGCTGT from Myxococcales bacterium includes:
- a CDS encoding N-6 DNA methylase, giving the protein MTFKRRVLSALGKDELLEVGRALELDVTTRMTVDELRDVIAASKRAKLSLIVQESLTRDTLKEICRACGLDDTGRGKAGLVERILAAGDSGAAYKVETEDLTSAAVDGTGTFGSLTGLGSVPTPAKGKPKKAKAPERRRAGVPESEAVVSGSLKAALRQFALGAAGGYRGRDADVSFTTHLLECFGWPAGRPDGAQIPYALRSAEAGQMVDREVALWWPERRTMLAVVPHDAVLDYAWKDLLRACLQHDPPPQYVVFTNQRDLQLYDLARDREEARLAIGLDDLPKYSEAFPFFTTTWVPGQTPRIVNVEKVSAEVADLVAKLYRSVRAQYPDREPDVIRFTLQCITAMFAEDIGLMRKHYFTSLLYDGASNKDLDARLHELFVQMNTKDLPSPRVVPYFNGGLFTDAVSLHLGSEQTVALTKAAEANWTYVDPHIFGSVFQGIMDDAERHASGAHYTAHDDIMRVVGPTIVEPWRKRILAANTLRELTDLRAELIRFRVLDPACGSGNFLYVAYRELYRLDTELLSRMREFRSTHGKLSWNGGILATNFYGIDINPFAVELAKVTLNIAKKIAFEERKAQAYALAGQVELDLDPSLPLDNLDDNIVCKDALLSDWPKVDAIVGNPPILGDRKIRSELGAAYLERLQASSGIEGVVDLSCYWFRRAHDHLPAGGRAGLVATTGIRVGKARAATVEYIVHNGGTHERSLVAPVARRRRSTCPWSTGSKATRTVRSCLSSTMSRCPSQRSRCTSSSKPTRAGRVDSRQINTARPWASSLAVTISWCPVTPPAGTARPTRRRFGRWPREHICSLGSLRASLTTASC